The stretch of DNA CCGCGGCCCATTCCACCGCGGCCGCGGCCCATCCCGGTTCCCGGACCGGCTCCCGCCGGCCCTGTTCCGTCTCCTCTTGGCATGAGTACCTCCTCTTCTTAAAGTCGTCGATAGACCTTCTTCGTCGCTTCCTTAAACCGCTGCGTCCCGCCGGCCTGGCTCACGATCGTCAGAACCTTGCTTGGATCGGTCACGATCGATCCGAACAGGTGCCGCACTCCATACTCCCCGAGGAGCGGCGCCATCGGGGTCGTCGGCCCGATGATCGCCACCTCCTTCCCCTGCACCAGCTCGAGGAGGTGGTCGATCGTGCTGTTGATGAACGCAATCGCGGTCAGGATCACCACGTCGCACCGCGGCAGGATGCGTTCCGCCGCCCAGTCGGGGAGCACGTTCGGCGCGAGCTTGCGCCGCTCGAACACGTAGAGATCTTTAGCCCGCCGCTCGATCGCCGGGATGAACGGCTCGAACCAGCCGACCATCCCCACCGTCGCTCCATCGATCGGGAGGACCGTAAGCGGATCAGGGCTCGGGGCCCCGTCGCGGTTGAGCACCCCGTTCAGCGTCGCCATCCCGACCGTGGCTGCAATCGGATCCGGAACGAGGACGTATTCCGCCACCTCGTCCGCCTGTTTACCGAGCAGCTCCCCGGCCCGCTCCAGGTAGGTGCAGCAGGAGCTCGTCCCCTCAGTGACCGTACCGGCGAGCCCGCACGCTCCATCGTCGAGCAGAACGGCGGTGTAGCCGAGGCCGATCCTGACATCGGCGATCCGCCGCTGCCGCAGCTCGGGGCGCGCCGTCTCCAGAAGCCTGTCGACGATCATGCGACCTCCTCCATGAACCGGGAGTAGATCTCCCGCATCGCCTTCCCCGCCGGGCTTTCCTCCGCCTCGACCGCGCTCTTCCCCTGGAGCATCAGGCGTGGGACCATCGGGTCGTACGGGATCCGGCCGAGGATGGCGAGCCCCTCCTTGGTGGCGAATTCCTCGAGCTGGGCGCTCACCCCTTCGTTCAAGTCGAACTTGTTGATCACGAGGTACGCCGGGATGCGGAAGTGGCGCACCACCTTCATGATCCGCTCCAGGTCGTGCATTCCGGACAGGCTCGGCTCGGTGACGAGGATGACCGCGTTTGCCCCGCTCACCGAGGCGATCACCGGGCAGCCGATCCCAGGCGAGCCGTCGATCACGAGCCGCTCTGCCTTCAGTTCCTTCCCGA from Candidatus Bipolaricaulota bacterium encodes:
- a CDS encoding DUF364 domain-containing protein, with the protein product MIVDRLLETARPELRQRRIADVRIGLGYTAVLLDDGACGLAGTVTEGTSSCCTYLERAGELLGKQADEVAEYVLVPDPIAATVGMATLNGVLNRDGAPSPDPLTVLPIDGATVGMVGWFEPFIPAIERRAKDLYVFERRKLAPNVLPDWAAERILPRCDVVILTAIAFINSTIDHLLELVQGKEVAIIGPTTPMAPLLGEYGVRHLFGSIVTDPSKVLTIVSQAGGTQRFKEATKKVYRRL